A stretch of the Bordetella genomosp. 8 genome encodes the following:
- a CDS encoding MarR family winged helix-turn-helix transcriptional regulator produces MAANRQSPSARRFAGDPDPDDPLIGARLRYCLTLVEQRLSSALAESGYADIQIAHFKVFRFPPPENTRPIDLAQRAGMSKQAMNYLLQQLEEMGYVRRINVAGAPSRVVSLTEKGWKVAEIQRATVHAIEDEWARRIGKQRFQGFYDVLKELSDAL; encoded by the coding sequence AATCCCCCTCTGCCCGGCGCTTCGCTGGCGATCCTGATCCCGATGACCCGCTCATCGGCGCGCGGTTGCGCTATTGCCTGACCCTGGTGGAGCAGCGGCTGAGCAGCGCGCTGGCCGAATCGGGCTACGCCGATATACAGATTGCGCACTTCAAAGTGTTCCGCTTTCCGCCGCCCGAGAACACCCGTCCGATAGACCTCGCGCAACGCGCGGGCATGTCCAAGCAGGCGATGAACTACCTGCTGCAGCAACTGGAAGAAATGGGCTACGTCCGTCGGATCAACGTAGCGGGGGCGCCGTCGCGCGTCGTTTCCCTGACCGAGAAGGGCTGGAAGGTTGCGGAAATCCAGCGCGCCACCGTGCACGCGATCGAAGACGAATGGGCGCGACGCATCGGCAAGCAGCGCTTCCAGGGGTTTTATGACGTGCTGAAGGAACTGAGCGACGCCTTGTAA
- a CDS encoding DASS family sodium-coupled anion symporter, translating to MTSTGATEPSAPAPKNKLPMGLMAGFAALVVVLLLPLPADLPVAGHRMLAILVFAVVVWVTEAVSYEASAIMITTLMAFLLGTAPVVGNPTAHYGTSAAISMALTGFANSALALVAGALFIAAAMTYTGLDRRIALVTLSKVGTSTRRILVGSIAVTIVLSLVVPSATARSAAVVPIMMGVIAAFGVDKRSNIAAGIMIIVAQATSIWNVGIQTAAAQNLLTIGFMEKMLHARVAWSDWLIAGAPWAIIMSAILIFLVLKMLPPERDDIAGGKEAVEESLRELGPMTGPQKRLLTVSVLLLLSWATEGRLHSFDTTSTTYFGLVLLLLPRIGVMTWKDVQSRIPWGTVIVFGVGISLGTALLTTRAGQWLGALVVAHTGLADVGPLGIFAILAAFLIVIHLGFASATALTSAMLPILISVLATLPGDFNRLGMTMLLGFVVSYGFILPINAPQNMVCLGTETFTARQFAKVGIAITVIGYVLMLGFGMTYWRWLGWM from the coding sequence ATGACCTCTACAGGCGCCACGGAACCGTCCGCGCCCGCGCCGAAAAACAAACTGCCCATGGGGCTGATGGCGGGATTCGCGGCGCTGGTGGTCGTGCTGCTGCTGCCCCTGCCGGCTGATTTGCCGGTGGCGGGCCATCGCATGCTGGCCATTCTGGTATTCGCGGTGGTGGTCTGGGTGACGGAAGCCGTTTCCTATGAGGCCAGCGCCATCATGATCACCACCCTGATGGCCTTTCTCCTGGGTACGGCGCCCGTCGTCGGCAATCCCACCGCGCATTACGGCACGTCGGCGGCGATCAGCATGGCGTTGACCGGCTTCGCCAATTCGGCGTTGGCCCTGGTGGCCGGCGCGCTCTTCATCGCCGCCGCCATGACCTACACCGGCCTCGACCGGCGGATCGCGCTGGTGACACTGTCGAAGGTCGGCACCAGCACGCGGCGCATCCTGGTCGGCAGCATCGCGGTCACCATCGTCCTTAGCCTCGTCGTGCCGAGCGCCACGGCCCGCAGCGCGGCGGTCGTGCCGATCATGATGGGCGTGATCGCGGCATTCGGCGTCGACAAGCGCTCCAATATCGCCGCCGGCATCATGATCATCGTGGCGCAGGCGACCAGCATCTGGAACGTCGGTATCCAGACCGCGGCGGCCCAGAACCTGTTGACGATAGGCTTTATGGAGAAGATGCTGCATGCGCGGGTGGCCTGGTCCGACTGGCTGATCGCGGGCGCGCCGTGGGCCATCATCATGTCCGCGATATTGATCTTCCTGGTGCTGAAGATGTTGCCCCCGGAACGCGACGATATTGCCGGCGGCAAGGAAGCGGTCGAAGAATCGCTGCGGGAACTGGGCCCGATGACCGGGCCCCAGAAGCGCCTGCTGACCGTCTCCGTCCTGCTGCTGCTGTCCTGGGCCACGGAAGGCAGGCTCCACAGCTTCGACACCACGTCCACCACCTATTTCGGCCTGGTGCTGCTGCTGTTGCCCCGCATCGGGGTGATGACATGGAAAGACGTCCAATCACGCATCCCATGGGGCACGGTCATCGTGTTCGGAGTCGGCATCAGCCTGGGGACCGCGCTGCTGACGACGCGTGCCGGCCAATGGCTGGGGGCGCTGGTGGTGGCGCATACGGGCCTTGCGGACGTCGGCCCGCTGGGGATTTTCGCGATCCTGGCCGCTTTCCTTATCGTCATCCACCTGGGCTTCGCCAGCGCCACCGCGCTGACTTCGGCCATGCTGCCGATCTTGATTTCCGTCCTGGCGACCTTGCCAGGCGACTTCAATCGGCTGGGAATGACGATGCTGCTCGGCTTCGTCGTCAGCTACGGTTTCATCCTGCCGATCAACGCGCCGCAGAATATGGTGTGCCTGGGTACGGAAACATTCACCGCCAGGCAATTCGCCAAGGTGGGTATCGCCATCACCGTCATCGGATACGTGCTGATGCTGGGGTTCGGGATGACGTACTGGCGCTGGCTGGGATGGATGTAG
- a CDS encoding M14 family metallopeptidase, whose amino-acid sequence MADVNIPNCFSASYQEAREKFLNAVRQHGLAHTEHVLPAKKGLHGETLATDIVWAGPEDAAKLLIVTSGIHGVEGYCGSGCQIALLQDDALLARAQELGVAIAIIHAVNPHGFSYGRRVNEDNIDLNRNFLRFDGGLPENKDYRALADVLLPPTWPADEEHAARLAGRIAALGEDGYGQILFRGQYDDPKGLFFGGTSASWSNSVIREFLRRRAGVARQVAWIDLHTGLGPRGNCEKVFIGRNEEFPFASAWWGADVISPVRNDSVMFEIDGPMLRALNEECPRAKGATIALEFGTVPLMRMLEAIRADHWCYMSQEPENSALRNKVRDELKRSFFVAEDDWYGMVVGQFRTVLTQSLLGLGTQFS is encoded by the coding sequence ATGGCCGACGTGAATATCCCGAACTGTTTTTCGGCCAGCTATCAGGAGGCAAGAGAAAAATTCCTGAACGCCGTACGTCAACACGGCCTGGCCCATACCGAACATGTCTTGCCGGCGAAAAAAGGCCTGCACGGCGAGACGCTGGCCACCGACATCGTCTGGGCGGGCCCCGAAGACGCAGCTAAGCTGCTGATCGTGACATCCGGCATACACGGGGTCGAAGGCTACTGCGGATCCGGGTGCCAGATCGCCTTGTTGCAGGATGACGCGTTACTGGCTCGCGCGCAGGAGCTCGGCGTCGCGATTGCCATCATCCATGCCGTGAATCCGCATGGTTTTTCATATGGCCGTCGGGTCAATGAAGACAATATCGACCTGAATCGAAACTTCCTGCGATTCGATGGCGGGCTGCCGGAGAACAAGGATTATCGGGCGCTCGCCGACGTCCTGCTTCCGCCAACCTGGCCGGCGGATGAAGAGCACGCCGCTCGCCTGGCAGGCCGCATTGCCGCGCTCGGGGAAGATGGCTACGGCCAGATTCTCTTCAGGGGCCAATACGATGATCCGAAGGGCCTTTTCTTTGGCGGCACTTCCGCGAGCTGGTCGAATTCGGTCATCCGCGAGTTCCTTCGCAGGCGCGCGGGCGTGGCGCGGCAGGTTGCCTGGATCGACCTTCATACGGGACTCGGACCGAGAGGAAACTGCGAAAAGGTGTTCATCGGCCGAAATGAGGAGTTCCCGTTCGCGAGCGCGTGGTGGGGAGCGGACGTCATATCGCCGGTTCGCAACGACTCGGTCATGTTCGAAATCGACGGGCCGATGCTGCGGGCATTGAACGAGGAATGTCCCCGCGCAAAAGGTGCGACGATCGCGCTGGAGTTCGGTACGGTGCCGTTGATGCGCATGCTGGAGGCGATACGGGCGGACCACTGGTGCTACATGAGCCAGGAGCCGGAGAATTCCGCCCTGCGCAATAAGGTGCGCGACGAACTCAAGCGGAGCTTCTTTGTCGCGGAAGACGATTGGTACGGAATGGTCGTCGGCCAGTTCAGGACGGTACTTACGCAAAGCCTGCTAGGTCTGGGCACGCAATTTTCTTGA
- a CDS encoding MFS transporter, translating into MDQTTTVTPLGKRRAIAAITVGNALEFYDFTVYGFMTSAIGRIFFPTLSPYAQILLAIAGFGVGFVARPLGGILIGNYADRHGRKKAMGLTITLMALGCAMLAFSPTPAQAGVFAPLVIVAARLIQGFSAGGEVGASTTFLVEYAGRNDRAYMASWQVASQGLGVMFGAIVASSVISYLSADALDSWGWRVPFVLGMAIAPIGMYIRRQLHETHAEDDAGADRTERRGKMRIVFASHWRELIQASLLFVSCTVGIYVIAFYLPTYAARELKLPVQVGVWAGVVFGIVNFIFAPLSGRLADRWGRKPMILWSRLCLVALLFPAFMWLVAEPSATKLYVSVAVLSVFLTTQFPALLVMLTEMFPRHVRATGLSVVYSTVVAVFSGFSPFVLTWLVHASGNMFAPAWYLLAITLISSLVMFWIDDRTGGKLDEAESSHSTGGLPGNDALGRA; encoded by the coding sequence ATGGACCAGACGACGACAGTCACGCCACTGGGCAAACGGCGAGCGATAGCAGCGATAACCGTAGGCAACGCCCTGGAATTCTACGATTTCACGGTCTACGGATTCATGACGAGCGCCATCGGGCGTATTTTCTTTCCGACGCTGAGTCCTTATGCGCAGATCCTGCTCGCCATCGCCGGATTTGGCGTGGGATTCGTGGCAAGGCCGCTGGGCGGCATCCTGATCGGCAATTATGCGGACAGGCATGGCCGCAAGAAAGCCATGGGGTTGACGATCACCCTGATGGCCTTGGGCTGCGCGATGCTGGCGTTTTCACCAACGCCCGCGCAAGCCGGGGTATTCGCGCCGCTCGTCATCGTCGCGGCCAGGCTGATACAGGGCTTTTCGGCCGGCGGAGAAGTCGGCGCGTCCACCACTTTCCTCGTCGAGTACGCGGGACGCAATGACCGGGCCTATATGGCGAGTTGGCAGGTCGCCAGCCAAGGCCTCGGCGTCATGTTCGGGGCCATCGTCGCCAGCTCGGTCATTTCGTATCTGTCGGCGGACGCGCTCGATAGCTGGGGTTGGCGGGTGCCTTTCGTGTTGGGCATGGCTATCGCGCCGATCGGCATGTACATCCGCCGTCAGCTGCACGAAACCCATGCGGAAGACGACGCCGGGGCCGACCGGACCGAACGACGCGGCAAGATGCGCATCGTGTTTGCCAGTCATTGGCGTGAGTTGATCCAGGCCAGCCTGCTGTTCGTCTCCTGCACAGTCGGCATTTATGTCATCGCCTTTTATCTTCCGACATACGCGGCCCGGGAATTGAAGCTGCCCGTACAGGTGGGAGTCTGGGCAGGCGTGGTCTTCGGCATCGTCAATTTCATCTTCGCCCCGCTGTCGGGCCGGCTTGCCGATCGATGGGGGAGAAAGCCCATGATCCTATGGTCGCGCCTGTGCCTGGTGGCGCTGCTGTTTCCCGCATTCATGTGGCTGGTCGCCGAGCCGTCCGCGACGAAGTTGTATGTCTCGGTCGCCGTACTCAGCGTGTTCCTGACCACGCAATTTCCAGCGCTGCTGGTCATGTTGACCGAGATGTTTCCCCGCCATGTCCGCGCGACCGGCCTGTCGGTGGTCTACAGCACCGTCGTCGCCGTCTTCAGTGGGTTCTCGCCCTTTGTCCTCACCTGGCTCGTCCATGCGTCGGGCAACATGTTCGCCCCGGCCTGGTATCTGCTGGCGATCACGCTGATCTCGTCGCTCGTCATGTTCTGGATCGACGACCGCACCGGCGGCAAGCTCGACGAGGCTGAGTCCAGCCATTCCACGGGCGGCTTGCCCGGCAACGACGCGCTGGGGAGAGCCTGA
- a CDS encoding LysR family transcriptional regulator: MKIHQLRAFLAVFDHRSVRGAARALNLTQPAVTQATRELETSLGVPLFQRGVAGVIPTIFGEALEKRARVICFDIERAGSELDQIRDGSKGVVSIAISTAAALDVLPPAFTLFRNSYPHVEVKLNEASIPFSLPRLMSGEIEFMVSQVLPGTLPDWDVSVLYRTSMIAAVRVGHPILESFEGADLGAAEWLLPYDNETGPTILHQLFADSDIQPPSRIVTCTSTAMGLRLVGRSDLIGVFVKTMVATEFSHYGLVELPLQQALAPLEVCVVSRKNAVLTPAAQNFLDCLRYYANRLQG; encoded by the coding sequence GTGAAAATCCATCAGCTCCGCGCTTTCCTGGCCGTATTCGATCACCGCAGCGTCAGGGGCGCTGCTCGCGCGCTCAATCTGACCCAACCTGCCGTCACCCAGGCGACCAGGGAGCTGGAGACAAGCCTGGGCGTGCCGCTGTTTCAACGTGGCGTCGCTGGCGTCATACCGACGATCTTCGGCGAGGCACTCGAAAAGCGCGCGAGGGTTATCTGCTTCGACATAGAACGGGCCGGCAGCGAGCTGGACCAGATACGCGACGGTTCCAAGGGCGTGGTTTCCATCGCAATTTCAACCGCCGCCGCCCTGGACGTACTTCCCCCGGCCTTCACGCTTTTCAGGAACAGCTATCCGCACGTCGAGGTGAAGCTGAACGAAGCCTCGATTCCGTTCTCGTTGCCCAGGCTCATGAGCGGCGAAATAGAGTTCATGGTCTCGCAAGTGCTGCCCGGCACATTGCCTGACTGGGACGTGAGCGTTCTCTACAGAACGTCGATGATTGCCGCGGTCCGCGTCGGACACCCTATCCTCGAGTCTTTCGAGGGCGCGGATCTCGGCGCAGCCGAATGGCTCTTGCCGTACGACAACGAGACCGGGCCGACGATACTCCATCAGCTCTTCGCCGACAGCGATATCCAGCCTCCCAGTCGCATCGTGACGTGTACATCCACCGCGATGGGCCTGCGACTGGTGGGACGCTCCGACCTCATCGGCGTTTTTGTCAAAACGATGGTGGCGACCGAGTTTTCCCATTACGGGCTGGTCGAACTGCCTCTCCAGCAAGCGTTGGCGCCCCTGGAAGTGTGCGTCGTGTCGAGAAAAAACGCCGTCCTGACACCGGCAGCCCAGAACTTTCTCGACTGCCTGCGGTACTACGCCAACCGCCTTCAGGGGTGA
- a CDS encoding YitT family protein, with protein MSYPDQHPLQAQAAPSHNAFDDAYGLFIGILFAAMGVSLLARGGLITGGIAGMALLGSFVTGYAPAPLVPLINIPFILFSFRAMGRTFGLKTALVSLAIGVGVSAISRSLDVSGISNAFAAIAGGTFLGMGILCLARHNASMGGTSALTLWVQRRSGINAGKVQLAFDLALFCVAAAYLPLAKILWSALGTFAMNAMLIAWHKPGRYRG; from the coding sequence ATGTCTTACCCCGACCAGCACCCTTTGCAGGCGCAGGCAGCGCCGTCGCATAACGCCTTCGACGATGCGTATGGGCTTTTCATCGGCATCCTGTTCGCCGCCATGGGCGTCTCGCTGCTCGCCCGGGGCGGCCTGATCACAGGCGGCATCGCGGGCATGGCCCTTTTGGGCTCCTTCGTGACGGGCTACGCGCCAGCGCCTCTCGTTCCCCTGATCAACATCCCTTTCATCCTGTTCTCCTTCCGTGCCATGGGCAGGACATTCGGGCTCAAGACCGCCCTGGTCAGCCTGGCAATAGGGGTGGGCGTGAGCGCCATCAGCCGCTCCCTGGACGTTTCCGGCATCAGCAACGCCTTCGCGGCCATCGCTGGCGGGACTTTCCTGGGCATGGGCATCCTTTGCCTGGCGCGGCACAATGCGTCCATGGGCGGTACCAGCGCGTTGACCTTGTGGGTGCAGCGGCGCTCCGGTATCAATGCCGGCAAGGTCCAACTGGCCTTCGACCTGGCCCTGTTCTGCGTGGCGGCGGCCTATCTTCCCCTGGCCAAGATACTCTGGTCCGCCCTCGGCACGTTCGCGATGAACGCGATGCTGATCGCCTGGCACAAGCCGGGACGCTACAGAGGCTAG
- a CDS encoding RNA polymerase sigma factor has translation MSDSRRLDDLLADCARGSETALAELYRLTSPHLFAFASRILRRKDWAEEVLQECYLAIWQNAARFSAEHSHAMTWMTRIVRNRCIDQLRRPGLERPDPDGELVDAWADDAAGPLGRLQDAQDSRRLAECMKQLDAKQRMAIAMSFFDDLSHGEIAKRLESPLGTIKSWVRRGMERLKRCLS, from the coding sequence ATGTCCGATTCTCGACGTCTCGACGATCTACTCGCGGATTGCGCGCGTGGCAGTGAAACGGCCCTGGCCGAACTGTATCGCCTGACATCTCCGCATCTGTTCGCGTTCGCCTCGCGTATATTGCGCAGGAAGGATTGGGCCGAGGAGGTGCTGCAGGAGTGCTACCTGGCCATCTGGCAGAACGCCGCCCGCTTCTCGGCCGAACATAGCCATGCCATGACGTGGATGACGCGGATCGTGCGCAACCGCTGCATCGACCAACTGCGCCGGCCTGGGCTGGAGCGCCCCGATCCGGATGGCGAGCTTGTCGACGCCTGGGCCGACGATGCCGCCGGACCGCTGGGCCGGCTGCAGGACGCGCAGGACAGCCGGCGACTTGCCGAATGCATGAAGCAGCTGGATGCCAAGCAGCGCATGGCCATTGCAATGTCGTTCTTCGACGATCTTAGCCACGGCGAGATCGCGAAGCGCCTGGAGTCGCCGCTGGGAACCATCAAGAGCTGGGTGCGCCGCGGCATGGAGCGCCTGAAGAGGTGCCTGTCATGA
- a CDS encoding anti-sigma factor, which produces MNYQGEEIRHRLAADYVSGGMRGGARRRFEALVAADAGWRRILRDWENEIYPLAWSLKPVVPPARVWRAIRTRIRGRQPASSWGWSGLYSWRLLSAALALVLVAGVALYPLQVNRSARAQLLAVLQSPQTQAMLVVRADPSGVLHVRTLGDLRALAGDRVLELWALPPGGQPQSLGLVAPGGLTSLPAPGGLRNVPKLAVSLEPPGGAPNGQPTGPIIMTGDVVPI; this is translated from the coding sequence ATGAATTATCAGGGTGAGGAAATACGCCATCGGCTGGCCGCGGACTATGTGTCCGGCGGCATGCGCGGCGGCGCGCGCCGCCGCTTCGAGGCGCTGGTCGCCGCCGACGCCGGCTGGCGCCGCATCCTGCGGGATTGGGAAAACGAGATCTATCCCCTGGCCTGGTCGCTCAAGCCCGTGGTGCCGCCCGCACGGGTATGGCGGGCCATCCGGACGCGGATCCGGGGCCGTCAGCCGGCGAGTTCATGGGGGTGGAGCGGTTTGTACTCGTGGCGTCTATTAAGCGCCGCGCTGGCGCTCGTCCTGGTCGCGGGCGTCGCCCTGTATCCCCTGCAGGTGAACCGGTCGGCGCGCGCGCAGCTGCTTGCGGTACTGCAGTCGCCGCAGACGCAGGCCATGCTTGTGGTGCGTGCCGATCCCTCGGGCGTGCTGCACGTGCGGACGTTGGGCGATCTGCGGGCGCTTGCGGGCGACAGGGTGCTTGAGCTGTGGGCCCTGCCGCCGGGCGGCCAGCCGCAATCGCTCGGTCTGGTGGCCCCCGGGGGCCTGACCTCGCTGCCGGCGCCAGGGGGGCTGCGGAATGTGCCCAAGCTGGCCGTGTCGCTGGAGCCGCCCGGAGGCGCGCCCAACGGCCAGCCGACCGGCCCCATCATCATGACGGGCGACGTCGTTCCCATCTGA